The DNA region CGCACCACCGCGCCGACGGGCGGCGCGGCCCCGGCGGCCGGGCCGGCGCGGCCGACCGTCGGCGCTTCCGCGGCGCCGCCCACAGCGCCGACCCCGGACAGCTGCTCACCGCCGTCCTCGCCGCCCTCGACCAGGCCTCCGCGGCCCGGGCCGTCCACCCGGCCGACACCCTCGGCAAGCTGGTCGTCGTCGCCGAGACCTCCGCCCGGCTGCTCGACGCCGTCGGCTGGTGGGTCTCGTACGTCCCGCCGGGCTCCCAGCTGATGCGCACCGCCCAGCACGCCGTCTACCGGATGACCAGCGGCCCCAGCAGCACCCGCGCCGAGACCCAGCGCGCCCAGATCGAGGCCCCCGACGCCGTCTTCGACCTCCGCCACTACCCGATGACCCGCCGGGCCGTCCGCGGCGGCGCCTTCGCGCTGCGCGCGGGCGCGGCGGGCAACGACCCGGCGGAGGAGGCGATGCTCGTGGTCTCCGGCTACCGCGGCATGGTCGCGGCGGGTGGCCAGAACCCGGCGGGCGGCTGGCTGGTCGAGCTCTTCGCCGATGACGCCACCCTGCCGCTCGGCCAGGCCGCCTGCGCGATGCGGGCGCTGGTGGCGGTCGCGCTGTCGGGGCCGGCTTCGCCGCCGGTGACGTGAGGCTGGTCGAGTTCTGACGTGGCCACCCTGTCCCTGGTCAGGGTGCCTGCGCGATGCGGTGATGTGCCGGTTCGGTGACCGGGGTGTCGCGGGTGGGTCGCGGTCGGGGTGCGGGGGTGCCGGGGTGGGGTGTGGGGGTGGGAAGGTGTCGGGGCTGGATCGGGGATCGGGGGGTGGCCATGGGTGGACGGCTGGTGGGCGCGGCGGTGGCCGGGGTGCTGGTGCTGGGCGGCGGGGTGGTGGCGGCCGAGCCGGCGGCGGCGGTGCCGGTGGTGCGGGTGGCGGGGCCGGCGTCGGCGACCGGTCCGGCGGCCGTGCGGACGGCGCCGGCGCGGCAGGTGCGGGTCGGGTTGCGGGCGCACCAGATCACCGACCACGCCGCCTCGCGGCGCCGGCACAAGACCCGGCGCAGTCTGGTCGGGCGGGCGCTGGACGCGGTGTTCGGCTGGGTCGCGTTCGTCGCGCTGGTGGTCCTGCTGATCGTGGTGCTGCTGGTGTACTCGATCAGGCGGCGGAAGGGGCGTTAGCCCGCAGTCGGTTCGAGGGCGCGCAGAGTGGCGTGAAGGAGTGGCGGGCCCCGGGGTGCGGCGCGGATCGGGGCGTCGGAGAATCCGGATGGTGGGCAGCTGTTGTCATATCTCCATTCACCTGATGTGATTGTGTATATGGATATGCACAGTGCTGTGGCCCCCGACGCTCCGCTGGTCCAGGTCGGCAAGGCCGACGTCAGTGCGGAGGACGTGCTGGCCGTCGCCCGGGGCAACGCCCGGGTCGAGATCGGTCCCGACGCGCTCGCCGAGATGGCGGCCGCCCGCGCGCGGATCGACGCCCTCGCGGCCGAGCCGCGTCCCGTCTACGGCGTGTCGACCGGCTTCGGCGCGCTCGCCGTCCGGCACATCAGCCCCGAGCTGCGCGCCCAGCTGCAGCGCTCGCTGGTGCGCTCGCACGCGGCCGGCATGGGCCCGGCGGTCGAGCGCGAGGTGGTCCGCGCGCTGATGTTCCTGCGGATGAAGACCCTCGCCTCCGGCCGTACCGGCGTCCGGCCGCTGGTCGCCCAGACCATGGCCGCCCTGCTCAACGCGGGCATCACCCCGGTGGTCCGCGAGTTCGGCTCGCTCGGCTGCTCCGGCGACCTCGCGCCGCTGTCGCACTGCGCGCTGGTGCTGATGGGCGAGGGCACCGCCACCGGCCCGGACGGCGTGGAGAAGCCCGTCGCCGAGCTGCTCGCCGCCGCCGGGATCGAGCCCGTCGAACTGCTGGAGAAGGAGGGCCTGGCCCTCATCAACGGCACCGACGGCATGCTCGGCATGCTGGTGATGGCCATCGCCGACCTGCAGCGGCTGTTCACCACCGCCGACATCACCGCCGCGATGACCCTGGAGGCGCTGCTCGGCACCGACAAGGTGCTCGCCCCCGAGCTGCACGCCCCGATCCGTCCGCACCCGGGCCAGGCGCTGAGCGCCGCCAACATGCTCGCCGTGCTCAAGGGCTCCGGCCTCACCGGCCACCACCAGGACGACGCGCCGCGGGTCCAGGACGCCTACTCGATCCGCTGCGCCCCGCAGGTCGCCGGCGCCGGCCGGGACACCCTGGCACACGCCCAGCTGGTCGCCTCGCGCGAGCTCGCCGCCTCGGTGGACAACCCGGTGGTGCTGCCGGACGGCCGGGTCGAGTCCAACGGCAACTTCCACGGTGCGCCGGTCGCGTACGTGCTGGACTTCCTCGCCATCGCCGCCGCCGACCTCGGCTCGATCTCCGAGCGCCGCACCGACCGGCTGCTCGACAAGGCCCGCTCGCACGGCCTGCCGGCCTTCCTGGCCGACGACCCGGGCGTGGACTCCGGTCTGATGATCGCCCAGTACACCCAGGCGGCGCTGGTCAGCGAGAACAAGCGGCTCGCCGTCCCGGCCTCGGTCGACTCGATCCCCTCCTCCGCGATGCAGGAGGACCACGTGTCGATGGGCTGGTCGGCCGCCCGCAAGCTGCGCCAGGCCGTCGAGAACCTCGGCCGCATCCTGGCCGTCGAACTGACCGCCGCGGCCCGCGCGCTGGAGATCCGTCAGCAGGCCGACGCGGCGGGCGGGCCGGCCCCGGCCACCGCGGCCGCGCTGGCCGCCGCCCGCGAGGCGGGGGTCGGCGGCGCCGGCCGGGACCGCTTCCTCTCGCCGGACCTGGAGGCCGCCGCCGCGCTGGTCGCCTCCGGGGACCTGGTGCGGGCGGTGGAGCGGGTCACCGGCCCGCTGGCCTGAGATGTCCCGGACGCGGGGCGACCGGGGCTCAGTCCCAGTCGCTCCGCGTCCGGCGCTCGGCGCGGTTCAGCCGGTTGCCCAGGGCGGCGGCGAGGTTGACCCCGACGATGCCCGCCCAGGTGACCACCAGGGCGGGGAAGCCGGCCCCGCCGGGGCTGCTGTTGATCGCGGTCAGCGGGATGCCGAGGGCCATCGAGATCACCGCCAGCCCGGTGGGGGAACGCCGGGCGCCCCACCCGCCGCGGCGGGGGCGGCCCCGGTCGCGGTAGTCGGTCTCGTAGTCGTCCGGCCGCCCGGCCGCCGAACGGTCCACCCGGGCGTCCAGACGGGCGTCGAGGCGCTTCATGAAGGAGTCGACGAGCTCGTCCTCGTACTCCTTGCCGAGCTCCTTGCGGGCCTGCAGGGTGGCGTCGAGGTCGCGCCGAAGTTCGTCCTGGCGAGTGTCCATGCCAGTAGCGTGGGGCCGCCGCACGGCCCGGTCCATCCGTTCGCGGGGGGAATCCGGGCGGGCTCAGGGGGAAATCAGGGTTACCCCGAGGCCCGTGTCCGGCCACCGCCCCGGTGTCCGATCATTGGGACGTCTCATCCGGCATCCCGCCGTACGAGACGTCTTTGCCAGGCGCGGCGCGCTGCTGCACAGTCGTCGTCCGAACCGCTCGCATCCGGAGGTACCGCTGATGACCGCCATCGACGAGGCCGGCAGCGTCGGCCCCTCCGCCCGGCTGCTCCAGCTGTTCGAGGGGTACCGGCTGACGCCCACCCAGCGGCGGATCGCCCACTCGCTGGTCCGGCACGCCACCGAGGCGCCGTTCCTGTCCAGCGTCGAGGTCGCCGAACTCGCCGGGGTCAGCCAGCCCTCCGTCACCCGCTTCGCGGTCGCCCTCGGCTACGACGGCTACCCGGCGCTGCGCAAGCAGCTGCGCGAACTCGGCGCGGGCGAACCGGCCGCACCGGAGACCCCGGACGACGCGGTGCGCAACGAGCACCAGCAGGCCGTGCTGGCCGAGATCGAGCACCTGCGCCACCTCGCCGAACTGCTCGCCGACCCCGAGCCGATCATCCGGGCCGCCCGGCTGCTCGCCGCCTCCCGCCCGCTGCCGGTGCTCGGCCTGCGGGCGGCCTCCGCGCAGGCGCGCGGCTTCGCGTACTTCGCGGCCAAGGTGCACCCGGACATCCGGCTGCTGGACGAGGGCGGCAGCATGCTCGCCGACCGGCTGGAACAGGCCACCGCGGCGGGCGCCACCGCGCTGCTGTGCTTCGCCCTGCCGCGCTACCCGCGGGAGTTGATGGACGCCCTGGCGGTCGCCCGGGAGTGCGGGCTGACCGTGCTCACCGTGGCCGACAGCGCCTTCTCGCCGGTCGCCAAGCTCTCCGACCTGATGCTGCCGGCCGCCGTCGGCACCGGGCTGGTCTTCGACACCGCCTGCGCGCCGATGATGCTCGGCCGGGTGCTGCTGCAGACCATGTGCGACGAACTCCCCGGCGCGGAGGCCCGGTTGGAGGCGATCGAACACGCGGCGGCGGCGCGGGGGCTCTTCTTGGAATAGGCGCAGCCTGGAATAAGGCTGGGGGAGTACTCGTCAAGAACCCGGGCATCCCCTATGGCAGGGGGTGCCGCCCATGCGCGTGATCCACGAGATGAAGTTCGTCGCCCGCCTGGCCTCGGGTGCCGATGAATGGTCCTGCCCCGCCTGCGGACGCCGCGTCACCCTGCGGCGCCTGCCCGAACCCGAACTGACCGTCCTCGACCCGGGCGACGAGTCCGCCGTCCACGTCGGCGTCATCGAACCCGACGCCCGCGCCATCGCGGCCGCCGAGAAGTACGGCCTCGGCCCGGTCCAGAACATCCCCCGCCCGCCTTCCCCACCCGCCCCCGACGCCGCCGACCGCCGCTGGCTCGCCGAGATCGGCATCGACTGGGACGGCGGTGACGCGGCGGCGTGACTCAGCTGCGGGGGGCGTAGAGCGGAAGGCCGGAGGTGTCCAGCTCGGCGGGCAGCGGCGAGGGCAGCGGGACGGGCTCGCCGTACTTGCCGTGCAGGACGCCCTGGTACTCGCCGTCGCGGGGGTGGGTGTGGAGTGTCCAGGAACCCTCGCGGGGGTCGACCGCGAGGAGGACCGGCACGCTGGCGATCGCGTACCAGCTGGTCTTGGCCGCGATGAGGCTGACTCGCTCGGAGGTGGAGATGACCTCGACTGCGAGCTCTACATCGTGCGGGTCTGCCAGCCACTCGTCGTCGTCCTCCCAGTCGGACGGCAGGACGACCAGATCCGGTGTCGCGTAGTCCTCCGTGTTGTCCGGCATGTCGATCGACGAAACCCCGTAGGCGCCGAGACCCGTCGGGAGTCCGGCGTCGAGCTGTCGCGACAGGCGCTTGACGGTCCCCGCGTGCTTGCCGCGAGGGGTCGGGGACACCACCAGGGTTCCTCCGATGATCTGGATGCGCAGTCCCGTGCGCTGCTCGATCTCCTCCGCCACGTCCCGGAGTCTGCCGGGCCGCACGTCGATGGCCGTCATCGCGTCCTCCGCTCCTCGGTGCTGGGCCGAGTGGCTGGTGTTCGCCGGGTTCAGGCTAGTGCGCCAAGTCGGCGGGTGCCGTGGCTGATCGGATTGTTCCGGGGTCTGGTCGAAAGTTGGTTGTTTAGATATATTCAGCCGAACCGGGCTTGAATGAATCCATCCGCAGAGAGGTCGGGACATGGTGCAGCAGCAGGCGAGCGGGCCGCGTGAGGTGCGTGCGGCGCGCGGGACGGGACTCACGGCGCAGGGGTGGCAGCAGGAGGCAGCCCTGCGGATGCTGATGAACAACCTCGACCCCGAGGTGGCCGAGCACCCGTCGAAGCTGGTGGTGTACGGCGGCACCGGCAAGGCCGCCCGCGACTGGCGCTCCTTCGACGCCATGGTGAAGACGCTGCAGGGGCTGAAGCAGGACGAGACCATGCTGGTCCAGTCCGGCCGCCCGGTCGGCGTCATGCAGACCCACGAGTGGGCGCCGCGCGTGCTGATCGCCAACTCCAACCTGGTCGGCGACTGGGCCAACTGGGAGGAGTTCCGCCGGCTGGAGAGCCTCGGGCTCACCATGTACGGCCAGATGACCGCCGGCTCCTGGATCTACATCGGTACCCAGGGCATCCTCCAGGGCACCTACGAGACCTTCGCCGCCGTCGCCAACAAGCGCTTCAACGGCACGCTGGAGGGCACCATCACCCTCACCGCCGGCCTCGGCGGAATGGGCGGTGCCCAGCCACTGGCCGTCACCATGAACGGCGGCGTGGCGATCTGCATCGACTGCGACCCGTCCCGGATCTCCCGCCGGATCGAGCACCGCTACCTGGACGTCGAGGCCAAGGACCTCAGCCACGCGCTCCAGCTGGCCGTGGAAGCCCGCGACAAGAGGCAGCCGCTCTCCATCGGCGTGCTGGGCAACGCCGCCGAGCTGGTCCCGCAGCTGCTCGCGATGGACGCGCCGATCGACATCGTCACCGACCAGACCAGCGCCCACGACCCGCTCAGCTACCTGCCGGTCGGCGTCGCCTTCGAGGACATGGCGGACTACGCGGCCGCCAAGCCCGCCGAGTTCACCGAGCGCTCGCGCGAGTCGATGGCCCGGCACGTCGAGGCGATGGTCGGCTTCCTGGACCGCGGCGCCGAGGTCTTCGACTACGGCAACTCGATCCGCGGCGAGGCCCAGCTGGCCGGCTACGACCGCGCCTTCGCCTTCCCCGGCTTCGTCCCGGCGTACATCCGCCCGCTGTTCTGCGAGGGCAAGGGCCCGTTCCGCTGGGCCGCGCTGTCCGGCGACCCGCAGGACATCCACAAGACCGACAAGGCCGTCCTCGACCTCTTCCCGGAGAACGAGTCGCTGGCCCGCTGGATCAAGATGGCCCAGGAGAAGGTGCACTTCCAGGGCCTGCCCGCGCGCATCTGCTGGCTCGGCTACGGCGAGCGCGACAAGGCCGGCGAGCGCTTCAACGACATGGTCGCCTCCGGCGAGCTGTCCGCGCCGATCGTGATCGGCCGCGACCACCTGGACTGCGGCTCGGTGGCCTCCCCGTACCGGGAGACCGAGGCGATGCTGGACGGCTCGGACGCGATCGCCGACTGGCCGCTGCTCAACGCCATGGTCAACGTGGCCTCCGGCGCCTCCTGGGTGTCCATCCACCACGGCGGCGGCGTCGGCATCGGCCGTTCGATCCACGCCGGTCAGGTCACCGTCGCCGACGGCACCGCGCTGGCCGGCGAGAAGATCCGCCGGGTGCTCACCAACGACCCGGGCATGGGCGTCATCCGGCACGTGGACGCCGGCTACGACCGCGCCACCGAGGTCGCCGCCGAGCGCGGGGTCCGTGTCCCCATGGGTGAGCTGTGAGCTTCGAAGAGATGTGGGCGGAGCTGCTCCCCGTGGGCCGCTCCGCCGCCTCCGGCGGCTACCGCCGCTTCGCCTGGAACTCCGCCGACGCCGAGTGCCGCGCCTGGTTCGAGCAGCAGGCCCGCAGCCGCGGCCTGACGTACGAGCTGGACCGCAACGGCAACCAGTGGGCCTGGCTGGGCGATCCGCAGGGTCAGGGGGCGATCGTCACCGGCTCGCACCTGGACTCCGTCCCGGACGGCGGCGCCTTCGACGGCCCGCTCGGGGTGGTCTCCTCCTTCGCCGCGCTGGACGAACTGCGCGCTCGCGGGGTCGAGTTCGACAAGCCCCTGGCGATCGTCAACTTCGGCGACGAGGAGGGCGCCCGGTTCGGCGTGGCCTGCATCGGCTCCCGGCTGACCGCCGGGGTGCTCTCCCGCGAGGCCGCGTACGAGCTGCGCGACGCCGGCGGGGTGCGGCTGCCCGACGCGATGGAGAAGGCCGGCTACGACCCGACCGCGATCGGCGCGGACGACGAGCGGCTCGCCCGGATCGGCGCCTTCGTCGAACTCCACGTCGAGCAGGGCCGCCACCTCGCCGAGGGGCAGCCGGTCGGCGCGGCCGGCGCGATCTGGCCGCACGGCCGCTGGCGGTTCGACTTCCACGGCGAGGCCAACCACGCCGGCACCACCCGGATCGAGGACCGCCGCGACCCGATGCTGACGTACGCCAACACGGTGCTCGCCGCCCGCAAGAAGGCGAAGCTGGCCGGCGCGCTGGCCACCTTCGGCAAGGTCGCGGTCGAGCCCAACGGCACCAACGCGATCGCCTCGCTGGTGCGCGGCTGGCTGGACACCCGGGCCGCCGACGAGCGCACCCTCACCGAGCTGGTCGCCGAGATCGAGCGGGCCGCCACCGAGCGCGGCGAGCGCGACGGCGTCCGGGTCGAGCTGACCCGCGAGTCCTACACCCCGGTGGTGGACTTCGACGGCCCGCTGCGCGACCGGCTCGCCAAGCTGCTCGACGCCCCGGTGCTGCCCACCGGCGCGGGACACGACGCCGGGATCCTGGCGTCCGCCATCCCGACCGCCATGCTGTTCGTGCGCAACCCCACGGGCGTCTCGCACTCCCCGGCCGAGCACGCCGAGGAGGCCGACTGCCTGGCCGGGGTCGCCGCCCTCGCCGACGTACTGGAGGACCTGGCGTGTCAGTGACCCTTCCGGTGAGCTACTGGGCGCAGCACGCCTGGCTGCCGCACGACAACGGGCCGGTGGTCGAGCGGGACGTGCTGATCGCCACCGGCCCCGACGGCCGGATCACCGCCGTGACCCCGGACGCCGGGCCCTGCCCGCCCGGCGCCGTCCGCCTCGACGGGCTGCTGCTGCCCGGCCAGGCCAACGCCCACTCGCACGCCTTCCACCGGGCGCTGCGCGGGCACGTCCAGGTCGGCTCCGGGACCTTCTGGACCTGGCGCGACACCATGTACCGCTTCGCCGGTGCGCTCGACCCGGACAGCTACCTGGAGCTCGCCACCGCCGTCTACGCCGAGATGGCGCTCGCCGGGATCAGCGCCGTCGGAGAGTTCCACTACCTGCACCACGCGCCCGGCGGCGCCCGCTACACCGACCCGAACGCGATGGGCGAGGCGCTGATCGAGGCCGCCGCCCGGGCCGGCATCCGGATCACCCTGCTGGACACCTGCTACCTGTCCTCCGGCTTCGGCGCCGAGCCGACCCACCCGCAACTGCGGTTCAGCGACGGCGACGCCGAGGCCTGGGCGGCCCGGGCGGACGCCCTCAAGCCGCGCGAGCACGCCCGGATCGGCGCCGCCATCCACTCGGTCCGGGCCGTCCCGGCCGACCAGCTGGGCACCGTCGCGCACTGGGCGGCGATGCGCAAGGCGCCGCTGCACGTCCACCTGTCCGAGCAGACCGCCGAGAACGACGCCTGCCTCGCCGCCCACGGCGTCACCCCGACCCGGCTGCTCGCCGACCACGGCGCGCTCGGCCCGCGCACCTCGGCCGTGCACGCCACCCACCTCACCGACGAGGACGTCAAGCTCCTCGCCGACTCCTCCACCACCGTCTGCATGTGCCCCACCACCGAGCGGGACCTCGCGGACGGCATCGGCCCGGCCCGCCGGCTCGCCTCGGGCGGCAGCCCGATCACCCTGGGCAGCGACAGCCACGCGATCATCGATCCGTGGGAGGAGGCCCGGGCGCTGGAGCTGGACGAGCGGCTGCGGACCCGCACCCGCGGGCACTGGACGGCGAACGCGCTGCTGCGGGCCGGTGGCGAGGACGGGCACGCCTCGCTGGGCTGGCCCGAGGCCGGGCGGATCGAGGCCGGGGCGCTCGCCGACTTCACGGTGATCGCGCTGGACTCCGTCCGTACGGCGGGGCCGTCGCCCCGGCTCGGCGCCGAGATCGCGGTCTTCGCGGCCTCGGCGGCGGACGTCCGGCACCTGGTGGTCGGCGGACGGCACGTCGTCCGGGACGGCGTGCACCAGCTGGTGGCCGACGTGCCGGGGGCGCTGCGCTCCGCGATCGGCGCGCTGGACTACTGACCTCTCAACTCGATTCGGAAGGCGTTGTCTTGAGCACCAGGACCACCTTGATCACGGGCATCGGCAGCCTGGTCACCAACGACCCCGGACACGGCACCGGTCCGCTCGGCCTGCTGCCGGATGCGGCCGTGGTGGTCGACGGCGACACCGTCGCCTGGGTCGGCCCGGCGGCGCAGGCCCCGGCGGCGGACGAGCGCTTCGACGCCGAGGGCCGGGCGCTGCTGCCCGGCTTCGTCGACTCGCACGCCCACCTGGTGTTCGCGGGCGACCGCACCGCCGAGTTCAACGCCCGGATGTCCGGGCAGTCGTACTCGGCGGGCGGCATCCGTACGACGGTGGCGGCGACCAGGGCGGCGAGTGATGCCGAACTGGAGGCGAACGTGGCCGGGTTCGTCCGGGAGGCGCTGCGGCAGGGGACCACGACCATCGAGTGCAAGTCCGGGTACGGGCTGACGGTCGAGGACGAGGCGCGGGCGCTGCGGATCGCCGCCGGGTACACGCCGGAGACGACGTACCTGGGCGCGCACATCGTGGCCCCCGAGTACGCCGAGGACCCGGCGGGGTACGTGGAGCTGGTCACCGGCGAGATGCTGGACGCCTGTGCGCCGCACGCCCGTTGGGTGGACGTGTTCTGCGAGAAGGGCGCCTTCGACGGCGACCAGGCGCGGGCTGTCCTGACGGCGGGGATCGAGCGGGGGCTCACGCCGCGCGTGCACGCCAACCAGCTGACGTACGGGCCCGGCGTGCAGCTGGCGGTGGAGCTGGGGGCCGCCTCGGCGGACCACTGCACCCACCTGACGGACGAGGACGTGGCGGCGCTGGCCGGCTCGGGGACGGTGGCGACGCTGCTGCCCGGGGCGGAGTTCTCCACGCGGGCCGAGTACCCGAGCGGGCGGCGGCTGTTGGACGCGGGCGCGGTGGTGGCGCTCTCGACGGACTGCAACCCCGGTTCCAGCTTCACCAGTTCGATGGCGTTCTGCATCGCGGTGGCGGTGCGGGAGATGGGGATGACGCCGGACGAGGCGGTCTGGGCGGCCACGGCGGGCGGCGCGCACGCGCTGCGGCGCAGTGACGTGGGGACGGTGACGGTCGGCGCGCGGGCTGACCTGTTGCTGCTGGACGCGCCCTCGCACGTGCACCTGGCGTACCGGCCGGGCGTGCCGCTGACGGCGGCGGTCTGGCGGGCGGGGGTTCGCGAGGTCTGAGCGACGGGCACTAGACGGCCCCCGCGCCCCCGGGGTGGCGGGCGCGGGGGCTTCTCGCTGGGTGGGCTGGTGAGTTCCGCCCGGTCAGGGCTTCCGTGGAGGGCTGATCCTGGTCGGAGTTCCGTCCGGGGTGAACGGGCGGTGGAAGGTGAAGGCGTGCGGGGTGGGGGCGTGGTCGTGGAGGTGTTCCAGCCTGGAAACCGCTTCCTGCCAGCTGGGTATCACGCCGTCGGAGACCCACCAGGTCACGTAGTTCGGGTACTCGGCTTTTTCGATCCAGTCGTGACGCCTGGTCAGTGCCTTGCGGTGCAGACCGGTGTAGATGGCGTCGAAGGTGGAGCGCAGGTCGGTCCAGAGCGAGAGGGTCGCGGCCAGGGCGGTGGTTTCCCGCGTACGGCCCTTGGCGTACCAGGTCGGTACGGCGAACTCGCCCCATGCGCCCCAGTTCGCGTCGAAGAGCACGCCCCGTTCGGGGTCTGTTGCTTCGGCATGCGCGAGGTACCCGGGGTGCTGAGTGATCTCCTGGTAGACGGTCGCACCGACGTCGTAGAACTCGTTGGTGAGGGGTGCGGGATCGGCGAGAGGCGACTTCAGGGTGCCGAAGGTGTACAGCGCAAGCTGGGGCAAACGTCTCTCCCTGGTTGAGGCAACTCTCGTGCGACCGTGGGTGATCGCCGGAGACCAGGTGAAGGTAGCTGCTTCTGCGGGTGCTGTCGAAGTTGCGTTTTCGCAGCCCAAGTGGCTTCTTGCAGATGGCCTGTGGCGGCCTCTTGCGGGGAGCAAGAGGCCGCCGGAACGATTCGCTAGGCGTTGGTGATCAGGTGGTCGAACTCGCCTGCCTTGGCTGCCTGGAGGAACGCCGCGAAGTTCGGGCGGGTGGTGTGGACGATGACGTCACCCTCATCGGACTCACGAAGTTCGATCACACCTCCACGTGTGCGCACCTCAACGCAGTTGCTGGAGGCTTCGCTGAAGCTGGATTTCTGCCACTCGATGCTATTCATACCTGTCCTTCAATTCCTTCATTATCGAGCGGATATAATCTCGCGACTCACTCTCCGGGAGCGCGACGGCTTCGATGCGCTCAAAGATTGCGCGATAACCTGTCAACTGGGCGGGTGAGTCGAAGATGTGGGAGCCGTGAGACGAGTCGGCCTGGACCGTATCCAGCTCCGGCACTGGCCCCTCCGCATAAAGCAGGTTCTCGCTGGGGCCAGGGAAGTCGGCCGTGTCGAACGGTACGACCCGCAGCGAGACTCCCGGAAGCTCGGAGTCTTCGACAAGCGAATCGAGCTGTTCCCCGAGCACCATGGCGCCGCCGTACTGAATACGTAGCGCCGCCTCGTGGACCAGTGCCACGTATGGCGTCTCGCCGGAGCGAATAGTCTGCTGTCTCCGCAGGCGGAACGTAACCCTGCGATCGATCTCGCGATCGGGGAGAGGGGTGAAACCTCTCGCAAATACGGCGGCGGCATAGCTGGCCGTTTGGAGCAGTCCTGGGATGAAACCAATGTTGAAGCTCTTCAGCTTCTTCGCGTGTCCTTCGATTTCCGCCACATCAATTGGAGCGGCTGCGAGTGCGTTTCGGTACTCATCCCACCAGGCCTGGTCTCGCTCTCTGGCCATGTCGGCGAGCGCGTCGACCAGGGGCGCGTTGGCGCACATGCAAGCCTCCGCGATCTCGTGCAGGCGCCCCACGCTGACGGCGGACTTCCCGTTCTCCATCTGCGTCACCATGGCTGGAGTCACGCCAAGTAGGCGAGCGAGGTGGCTTCCCCCGAGGCCGACCTGCTCTCGCATCCTCCGCAGTTCGGCGCCGAGCCGACGCTGACGGAGGGTCGGGTTCTGGCGATTGGCCATGACGTCCTCTCTGCTCGCACAGGCGCCAGTCTGCCGTGCCCGATGCAGGGGTGGCCATCTAGGGAGGACTACCCCATCGGGGGAATCTTCGCGCATCGAGCTTAACCTTAAGCTCCGATGCGCTATCGTCGTTCACAGCTCGATCCGACGGATCGTCAACAATGCCTGCGTCCAGGGCAGTAGGCGCCTGCTGCCCGTACGCGTAGCCGAAGAGCAACCATCACCCGGCCTGGCTCACGGCACCCCCTATCCCACACCACAGCCTCACGGAGGTTCCCGTGTGCATCCGTAACACCCCCTCGCTCACCCTCTCCCGGCAGGCCCTGCGGGACGCCATGACCCGCAACGGCGGCTGGGACATCGAGACCATCTTCAACGCCGAACTCGCCCTCATCGAGCTCATCGTCAACGCCTGGCACCACGCCGGCACCCCCGCGCCCGTCGTCTGGTTCTCCATCCTCGACCGCACCCTCCGGGTCACCGTCTCCGACGAGAGCGACGCCCTCCCCCAGCCCCGCACCCCCTCCGGCCTCGCCGAGACCGGCCGGGGCCTCCAGCTCGTCGAGGGCCTCACCGACCGCTGGGGCGTCGACCCGCAGCAGCGCGGCAAGACCACCTGGTACGAGCTGGACTCCGACTCGTGACCCACGACCCCATCGCGCCCGACGACCCCCGGATGCGCGACTACACCGAGCCCCAACTCACCACCCTCCTCGGCGAGTTGCACCGGCGCGGCCTGCCCCACGGCCTCCTCTGGGGCTCCGCCGCGCCCGGCGAGACGACCCTCGACGGCCGCATCCTGATCGACTTCGGCAACGCGCCCGTCAGCACCCTGCTCAACCTCCTCCACCTCCTCCGCGACCTGGAGAGGGACGAGCCGTGGCACCGATGAAGTTCTTCTTCGGCGCCGTCCTGGTCGCCCTGCTCGCCCTCGCGATCACCACCGTCGCCCTCGGCGTCATCGCGACCCTCAAGATGCGACGCCCCGACGACGGCGACTGAAACACGCGAAGACCCTCGCCTGGGAAGGCGAGGGCCTCGCGGGCTCAGACGAGGGCGGCGACCAGCAGGGCGA from Kitasatospora cathayae includes:
- a CDS encoding formimidoylglutamate deiminase, with amino-acid sequence MSVTLPVSYWAQHAWLPHDNGPVVERDVLIATGPDGRITAVTPDAGPCPPGAVRLDGLLLPGQANAHSHAFHRALRGHVQVGSGTFWTWRDTMYRFAGALDPDSYLELATAVYAEMALAGISAVGEFHYLHHAPGGARYTDPNAMGEALIEAAARAGIRITLLDTCYLSSGFGAEPTHPQLRFSDGDAEAWAARADALKPREHARIGAAIHSVRAVPADQLGTVAHWAAMRKAPLHVHLSEQTAENDACLAAHGVTPTRLLADHGALGPRTSAVHATHLTDEDVKLLADSSTTVCMCPTTERDLADGIGPARRLASGGSPITLGSDSHAIIDPWEEARALELDERLRTRTRGHWTANALLRAGGEDGHASLGWPEAGRIEAGALADFTVIALDSVRTAGPSPRLGAEIAVFAASAADVRHLVVGGRHVVRDGVHQLVADVPGALRSAIGALDY
- the hutI gene encoding imidazolonepropionase, which translates into the protein MSTRTTLITGIGSLVTNDPGHGTGPLGLLPDAAVVVDGDTVAWVGPAAQAPAADERFDAEGRALLPGFVDSHAHLVFAGDRTAEFNARMSGQSYSAGGIRTTVAATRAASDAELEANVAGFVREALRQGTTTIECKSGYGLTVEDEARALRIAAGYTPETTYLGAHIVAPEYAEDPAGYVELVTGEMLDACAPHARWVDVFCEKGAFDGDQARAVLTAGIERGLTPRVHANQLTYGPGVQLAVELGAASADHCTHLTDEDVAALAGSGTVATLLPGAEFSTRAEYPSGRRLLDAGAVVALSTDCNPGSSFTSSMAFCIAVAVREMGMTPDEAVWAATAGGAHALRRSDVGTVTVGARADLLLLDAPSHVHLAYRPGVPLTAAVWRAGVREV
- a CDS encoding DUF3291 domain-containing protein; translation: MPQLALYTFGTLKSPLADPAPLTNEFYDVGATVYQEITQHPGYLAHAEATDPERGVLFDANWGAWGEFAVPTWYAKGRTRETTALAATLSLWTDLRSTFDAIYTGLHRKALTRRHDWIEKAEYPNYVTWWVSDGVIPSWQEAVSRLEHLHDHAPTPHAFTFHRPFTPDGTPTRISPPRKP
- a CDS encoding DUF397 domain-containing protein, whose product is MNSIEWQKSSFSEASSNCVEVRTRGGVIELRESDEGDVIVHTTRPNFAAFLQAAKAGEFDHLITNA
- a CDS encoding helix-turn-helix domain-containing protein, whose translation is MANRQNPTLRQRRLGAELRRMREQVGLGGSHLARLLGVTPAMVTQMENGKSAVSVGRLHEIAEACMCANAPLVDALADMARERDQAWWDEYRNALAAAPIDVAEIEGHAKKLKSFNIGFIPGLLQTASYAAAVFARGFTPLPDREIDRRVTFRLRRQQTIRSGETPYVALVHEAALRIQYGGAMVLGEQLDSLVEDSELPGVSLRVVPFDTADFPGPSENLLYAEGPVPELDTVQADSSHGSHIFDSPAQLTGYRAIFERIEAVALPESESRDYIRSIMKELKDRYE
- a CDS encoding ATP-binding protein, with the translated sequence MCIRNTPSLTLSRQALRDAMTRNGGWDIETIFNAELALIELIVNAWHHAGTPAPVVWFSILDRTLRVTVSDESDALPQPRTPSGLAETGRGLQLVEGLTDRWGVDPQQRGKTTWYELDSDS